A single Pogoniulus pusillus isolate bPogPus1 chromosome 27, bPogPus1.pri, whole genome shotgun sequence DNA region contains:
- the MDM2 gene encoding E3 ubiquitin-protein ligase Mdm2 isoform X3, with protein MISRNLIAINQQDCTLADTPEDDSRFQLQEENVLKESMQGLEEKQASPTTASRPATSSRRRTHSESEEDSSDDVHSERRKRHKSDSISLTFDESLSWCVVSGLCRERSNSSDSTDSLSIPDLDASSLSENSDWFDHSSVSDQFSVEFEVESIYSEDYSHNEEGQELTDEDDEVYQLTIYQDEDSDADSFDEDPEISLADYWKCPECSEMNPPLPRHCHRCWALREDWLPEEKSDKLEKSKSESSFPLEAEEGFDVPDGKKVKPAEEKEPPAVEESKDKAAHISDSQESEYYSQPSTSSSMFCSSQEDFKEPEKREVLDKEEGTESSLPVTSIEPCVICQSRPKNGCIVHGKTGHLMSCFTCARKLKKRNKPCPVCRQPIQMIVLTYFS; from the exons ACTGTACCCTTGCTGACACACCTGAGGATGATAGCAGATTTCAGCTCCAAGAAGAAAATGTTCttaag GAATCTAtgcaagggctggaagagaagcAGGCTTCACCAACCACAGCTTCACGGCCAGCTACATCTTCTAGGAGGAGGACACACAGTGAATCTG AAGAAGATTCTTCAGATGATGTGCACAGTGAGAGAAGAAAACGCCACAAATCAGACAGCATTTCGCTGACCTTTGATGAAAGTCTCTCCTGGTGTGTGGTCAGTGGCCTGTGCCGTGAGAGAAGCAACAGCAGTGATTCAACAGATTCTCTTTCCATTCCT gATCTTGATGCCAGTTCATTAAGTGAAAACTCTGATTGGTTTGACCACAGTTCTGTTTCAGACCAGTTCAGTGTAGAGTTTGAAGTTGAGTCTATTTATTCAGAAGACTATAGCCATAATGAAGAAGGACAGGAGCTCAcagatgaagatgatgag GTCTATCAGCTGACTATTTACCAGGATGAAGACAGTGATGCTGATTCCTTTGATGAAGATCCAGAGATCTCTCTAGCT GATTATTGGAAGTGTCCCGAATGTAGTGAAATGAATCCTCCGCTTCCACGGCACTGCCACAGATGCTGGGCCCTTCGTGAGGATTGGCTCCCAGAAGAAAAGAGTGATAAATTGGAAAAGAGCAAATCAGAAAGTTCCTTCCCTCTAGAAGCTGAAGAAGGTTTTGATGTTCCTGATGGCAAGAAAGTGAAACCAGCTGAGGAGAAAGAGCCGCCAGCTGTGGAGGAGAGCAAGGACAAAGCCGCACACATCTCTGACTCCCAGGAGAGTGAATATTACTCCCAGCCCTCGACATCAAGCAGCATGTTTTGTAGCAGTCAGGAGGACTTCAAGGAACCTGAGAAGAGGGAGGTGCTAGACAAAGAAGAAGGCACCGAATCCAGTCTGCCTGTTACCAGCATTGAGCCCTGTGTTATATGTCAGAGCAGGCCTAAGAACGGCTGCATAGTACATGGCAAAACAGGACACCTCATGTCTTGTTTCACGTGTGCAAGGAAGCTGAAGAAGAGGAACAAGCCCTGTCCCGTGTGCAGGCAGCCCATCCAAATGATTGTGCTAACTTATTTTAGTTAG
- the CPM gene encoding carboxypeptidase M isoform X1 translates to MLLHLIDFLVSSYRRDPLVTRLLNSTRIHILPTMNPDGFEATKVPDCYYTRGRYNKNGEDLNRNFPDAFEDNNADIQPETQAVINWIKNETFVLSANLHGGALVASYTFDNGNSVTASAQGYSRSPDDDVFIHLAKTYSSNHASMYKGLGCDNRQTFPEGITNGYSWYQLEGGMQDYNYVWGQCFEITLELSCCKYPPEDQLEKFWKDNKAALIEYIKQVHLGVKGQVTDKNGNPIPNAIVEAKGRPHICPYRTNEHGEYFLLLLPGTYLINATVPGFRSMLKTVQIPDNTGNFSAVRQDFSFSEVSIRPTAAASCPRIPLYQELEKALSAAVKPALHILCLMTILLGMFQ, encoded by the exons ATGCTGCTGCATTTGATAGACTTCCTGGTGAGCAGCTATCGACGTGACCCGCTGGTTACCAGGCTGCTCAACAGCACCCGCATCCATATCCTGCCAACCATGAACCCTGATGGGTTTGAAGCTACCAAAGTGCCTGACTGTTATTACACACGAGGAAG gTACAACAAGAATGGAGAAGATCTGAACCGAAACTTCCCTGATGCCTTTGAGGATAACAATGCTGACATCCAGCCAGAGACTCAAGCAGTCATCAACTGGATAAAAAATGAAACCTTTGTGCTTTCAGCAAACTTGCACGGGGGTGCCCTGGTTGCCAGTTACACCTTTGACAATGGTAACTCAG TTACTGCCTCTGCACAAGGCTATAGCAGGTCTCCAGATGATGATGTCTTTATTCACCTGGCCAAAACCTATTCTTCCAACCATGCCAGCATGTACAAAGGGCTGGGCTGTGACAACAGACAGACCTTCCCAGAGGGCATTACCAACGGCTACTCTTGGTACCAGCTGGAAG GTGGAATGCAGGATTACAACTATGTCTGGGGACAGTGTTTTGAAATCACGTTGGAGCTGTCATGCTGTAAATATCCTCCAGAAGACCAGCTGGAAAAGTTCtggaaggacaacaaagctgcaCTGATTGAATACATAAAACAAGTTCATCTAG GTGTCAAGGGTCAAGTTACTGATAAGAATGGGAATCCTATTCCCAATGCCATCGTGGAAGCCAAAGGAAGGCCTCACATCTGCCCCTACAGAACAAATGAACACGGGGAgtacttcctcctcctcctgcccggGACGTACCTGATCAAT GCTACTGTACCAGGCTTCAGATCCATGCTGAAGACAGTGCAAATACCTGACAACACTGGGAACTTCAGTGCTGTGAGACAGGACTTCTCCTTCTCAGAAGTCTCAATCAGAccaacagctgctgcttcatgtCCCAGAATTCCTCTTTACCAAGAGCTTGAAAAGGCTTTGTCAGCTGCAGTCAAACCAGCTCTGCATATCTTGTGTCTCATGACCATCCTGCTTGGAATGTTCCAATAA